In Scomber japonicus isolate fScoJap1 chromosome 19, fScoJap1.pri, whole genome shotgun sequence, a single genomic region encodes these proteins:
- the LOC128379734 gene encoding SWI/SNF-related matrix-associated actin-dependent regulator of chromatin subfamily B member 1-like, producing the protein MQLALSKTFGQKPVKFQLEQDGDFYMVGSEVGNYLRMFRGSLYKRYPSLWRRLASVEERKKIVASSHATSVTLLKASECEEIFEGNDEKYKAVSISTEPPAYLREQKAKRSSQWVPTLPNSSHHLDAVPCSTTINRNRMGRDKKRTFPLCFDDHDPAVIHENAAQVEALVPIRLDMEIDGQKLRDAFTWNMNEKLMTPEMFAEILCDDLDLNPLAFVPAIASAIRQQIESYPTDSILEEQADQRVIIKLNIHVGNISLVDQFEWDMSERENSPESFALKLCSELGLGGEFVTTIAYSIRGQLSWHQRTYAFSENPLPTVEIAIRNTGDADQWCPLLETLTDAEMEKKIRDQDRNTRRMRRLANTAPSW; encoded by the exons ATGCAATTGGCTCTTAGTAAAACGTTTGGCCAGAAGCCAGTTAAATTTCAATTAGAACAAGATGGGGACTTCTATATGGTTGGGTCTGAG GTTGGAAACTATCTGCGTATGTTCAGAGGCTCTTTGTATAAAAGATACCCATCTTTATGGAGGCGGCTGGCctcagtggaggagaggaagaaaattgTAGCGTCGTCACATG ccaCCAGTGTCACTCTGCTCAAAGCCTCAGAGTGTGAAGAGATCTTCGAGGGTAATGATGAGAAATACAAGGCGGTGTCCATCAGCACAGAGCCTCCTGCTTACCTCCG GGAGCAGAAAGCAAAGAGGAGCAGTCAGTGGGTCCCCACTCTGCCCAACAGCTCCCACCACCTAGACGCTGTGCCCTGCTCCACCACCATCAACCGCAACCGCATGGGACGAGACAAGAAAAGGACCTTCCCTCTGTG cttTGATGACCATGATCCTGCAGTGATCCATGAGAACGCAGCCCAGGTAGAAGCTCTGGTTCCCATTCGTCTAGACATGGAGATAGATGGACAGAAGCTGCGAGATGCCTTCACATGGAACATGAACG agAAACTGATGACTCCAGAGATGTTTGCAGAGATTCTGTGTGAtgacctggacctgaaccctCTGGCCTTCGTCCCAGCCATCGCCTCTGCCATCCGACAGCAGATTGAGTCCTACCCCACTGACAGTATACTAGAGGAGCAGGCAGACCAGAGAGTCATCATCAAG CTGAACATCCACGTGGGCAACATCTCTCTAGTGGATCAGTTTGAGTGGGACATGTCAGAGAGGGAGAACTCCCCAGAGTCTTTTGCTCTGAAGCTCTGCTCTGAGCTGGGTCTGGGTGGAGAGTTCGTCACCACCATTGCCTACAGCATCCGAGGTCAGCTCAGCTGGCACCAGAGGACCTACGCcttcag TGAGAACCCGCTGCCCACAGTAGAGATCGCCATCCGCAACACAGGCGACGCAGACCAATGGTGCCCCCTGCTGGAGACCCTCACAGACGCTGAGATGGAGAAGAAGATCAGAGACCAAGACAGGAACACAAG gcGTATGAGACGACTGGCCAACACCGCCCCCTCCTGGTAG
- the LOC128379742 gene encoding derlin-2, whose product MAYQTLQQEYLQIPVVTRAYTTACVLTTAAVQLEIITPFQLYFNPDLILRNYQVWRLITNFLFFGPVGFNFLFNMIFLYRYCRMLEEGSFRGRTADFVFMFLFGGLLMTIFGTFVSLVFLGQAFTIMLVYVWSRRNPNVRMNFFGLLNFQAPFLPWVLMGFSLLLGNSIIVDLLGIAVGHVYFFLEDVFPNQPGGGRWLKTPSIIKMLFDTPEEDANYNPLPEERPGGFAWGEGQRLGG is encoded by the exons ATGGCTTACCAGACCTTACAGCAGGAGTATCTACAGATCCCTGTGGTTACCAGGGCATATACTACCGCCTGTGTCCTCACAACCGCTGCAGTG CAACTAGAGATCATCACACCCTTTCAGCTATACTTCAATCCAGATTTGATTCTACGGAATTACCAG gTATGGCGGCTAATAaccaacttcctgttttttggTCCAGTTGGCTTCAATTTCCTGTTcaatatgattttttt GTACAGATACTGTCGTATGCTAGAGGAGGGCTCTTTCAGGGGACGCACGGCTGACTTTGTCTTCATGTTCCTGTTTGGTGGGCTTCTGATGACT ATATTTGGGACGTTTGTGAGCCTGGTGTTCCTGGGCCAAGCCTTCACTATCATGCTGGTGTACGTGTGGAGTCGACGAAACCCCAACGTGCGCATGAATTTCTTCGGGCTGCTGAATTTCCAGGCACCCTTCTTACCCTGGGTGCTGATGGGATTCTCACTTCTGCTGGGCAACTCCATCATCGTGGATCTTTTAG GTATCGCTGTTGGTCATGTGTACTTCTTCCTGGAGGATGTTTTCCCCAACCAGCCAGGTGGTGGAAGGTGGCTCAAGACCCCATCTATCAT AAAGATGCTGTTTGACACTCCAGAGGAAGACGCCAACTACAACCCTCTGCCAGAGGAGCGCCCAGGAGGTTTCGCCTGGGGAGAGGGACAGCGTCTCGGAGGTTAA